A window from Malassezia japonica chromosome 1, complete sequence encodes these proteins:
- the CYR1_1 gene encoding cysteine--tRNA ligase (BUSCO:EOG092611G7; COG:J; EggNog:ENOG503NVK1) produces the protein MTTTSKVQNAPTDYAAIQQRAWVAPTPSEPEPQLQVYNSLTRTKQPFVPMRARHVTWYNCGPTVYDSSHMGHARNYVTQDIIRRIMRDYLGYDIQFVMNITDIDDKIIVRARQAFLLEQFRAQYPELTQPLLQEVQNAWKEYFAKTLVRFAPPAPPHETESDPKAAEAARSGEAGWEAVAQLEKDAAWRQDAAQKEPKFSLWFTALQASRDAQIAAAVALGANDTSAAQATALIDASSDILSQRLDATLGHTVADPAVFRKLAAFWENAYFDDMRRLHVEPPTTLTRVSEFVPEIVQFIQKILDNGFAYVDDASEESKNVWFETSAFDGSPCEAAEAGHKHSYAKLAPWSKGNRELLEEGEGSLSVGASNTRGKRSAADFALWKRAKPGEPAWPSPWGPGRPGWHIECSVMASEVLGKQIDIHSGGIDLVFPHHDNELAQSEAFHCNEQWVNYFLHTGHLHIEGLKMSKSLKNFISIDEALQRFTARQLRLAFLMQPWNARMDFRESAMAEVRSAETTFNNFFSNVAALQREFRARGPAFSDGQHHYGEGEKQLASHLTECQIQFRAAMCDNFDTPRGIDLLLQLVSRANVYERGAARADLNVGVLVNVAEYVGAMLRMFGLGEGSDAQPLGWGSVQESGSVNREEVLMPYLRVLSTFRDNVRQLARANAPHTDLLKLADKLRDLDLADLGVALEDQEDGRGLVKLVPAEQLHAAREEKERAAADKAARKAQAAEQARQKRREQLDKGRVAPQDMFRAPHYTTAPDAPAFGTFDEQGIPTHDVQGEAIAKKRRKNLEKEYERQVKLHKDFLAAKEAGEIE, from the coding sequence ATGACGACGACTTCGAAAGTGCAGAATGCACCTACTGACTATGCCGCAATCCAGCAGCGGGCGTGGGTCGCGCCTACGCCCTCGGAGCCGGAGCCGCAGCTGCAGGTGTACAACAGCCTGACGCGGACCAAGCAGCCGTTTGTCCCGATGCGTGCTCGCCACGTTACGTGGTACAACTGTGGCCCGACCGTGTACGATTCAAGCCATATGGGCCATGCGCGCAACTATGTGACGCAGGACATTATCCGGCGCATCATGCGCGACTACCTCGGCTACGATATCCAGTTTGTGATGAACATTACCGACATTGACGACAAGATCATTGTACGTGCGCGCCAGGCcttcctcctcgagcagttcCGCGCGCAGTACCCCGAGCTCACGCAGCCGCTCCTCCAAGAGGTGCAGAACGCGTGGAAGGAGTACTTTGCCAAGACGCTCGTGCGctttgcgccgcccgcgccgccgcacgagaCCGAGTCGGACCCCAAGGCGGCAGAGGCCGCGCGGTCCGGCGAGGCCGGCTGGgaggccgtcgcgcagctcgagaaggACGCTGCGTGGCGCCAGGATGCTGCGCAGAAAGAGCCCAAGTTTTCGCTCTGGTTCACCGCCTTGCAGGCCTCGCGTGACGCGCAgatcgccgcggccgtcgcactcggcgcgAACGACACGTCTGCGGCACAGGCTACTGCGCTGATCGACGCTTCGTCAGACATTCTGAGCCAGCGCCtggacgcgacgctcggccaCACGGTCGCGGACCCTGCCGTGTTCCGCAAGCTCGCCGCGTTTTGGGAGAATGCGTACTTTGACGacatgcgccgcctgcacgTCGAGCCGCCTACGACGCTCACGCGCGTGAGCGAGTTTGTGCCCGAGATTGTCCAGTTCATCCAAAAGATCCTCGATAATGGCTTTGCGTACGTCGACGATGCGTCGGAGGAAAGCAAGAACGTCTGGTTCGAAACGAGCGCCTTTGACGGCAGCCCgtgcgaggcggccgaggccggtCACAAGCACTCGTACGCCAAGCTCGCGCCGTGGAGCAAGGGCaaccgcgagctgctggaggagggcgagggctcgctctcggtcggcgcgtcCAATacgcgcggcaagcgcagcgcggccgacTTTGCGCTTTGGAAGCGTGCCAAGCCCGGCGAGCCCGCGTGGCCCTCGCCGTGGGGCCCCGGTCGTCCCGGCTGGCACATTGAGTGCAGTGTGATGGCCTCCGAGGTGCTCGGTAAGCAGATCGACATCCACTCGGGCGGAATCGACCTCGTGTTCCCCCACCACGACAACGAGCTGGCGCAGAGCGAGGCGTTCCACTGCAACGAGCAGTGGGTCAACTACTTTTTGCACACGGGTCACCTGCACATTGAAGGCCTCAAGATGAGCAAGAGTCTGAAGAACTTTATCAGCattgacgaggcgctgcagcgcttcaccgcgcggcagctgcgTCTGGCCTTCCTCATGCAGCCGTGGAATGCCCGGATGGACTTCCGCGAGTCGGCCATGGCCGAAgtccgcagcgccgagacgACCTTTAACAACTTCTTCTCAaacgtcgcggcgctccagcgcgagttccgtgcgcgcggccctGCCTTTTCCGACGGCCAGCACCACTACGGTGAGGGCGAGAAGCAGCTCGCGTCGCACCTCACCGAGTGCCAGATCCAGTTCCGTGCGGCGATGTGCGACAACTTTgacacgccgcgcggcattgacctgctgctgcagctcgtctcgcgcgcgaaCGTGTACGAgcgtggcgccgcgcgtgctgATCTGAAtgtcggcgtgctcgtcaacgtcgccgagtacgtcggcgcgatgctgcgcatgtttggcctcggcgagggcaGCGATGCCCAGCCGCTCGGCTGGGGCAGCGTCCAGGAGAGCGGCAGTGTGAACCGCGAAGAGGTGCTGATGCCCTACTTGCGTGTCCTGTCGACGTTCCGCGACAATgtgcgccagctcgcgcgcgcgaatGCGCCGCACACCGACCTGCTCAAGCTCGCcgacaagctgcgcgacctggacctcgccgacctcggtgtcgcgctcgaggaccagGAGGATGGCCGCGGGCTCGTGAAGCTCGTCCCTGCCGAACAGctgcacgctgcgcgcgaggagaaggaacgtgctgcggcggacaaggcggcgcgcaaggcgcaggcggccgagcaggcgcgccagaagcgccgcgagcagctcgacaaggGCCGTGTTGCGCCGCAGGACATGttccgcgcgccgcactaCACGaccgcgcccgacgcgcccgcgtTTGGCACGTTTGACGAGCAGGGCATCCCGACGCACGACGTGCAAGGCGAGGCCATCGCCAAGAAGCGCCGGAAGAACCTCGAGAAGGAGTACGAGCGCCAGGTGAAGCTGCACAAGGATTTCCTTGCGGCCAAGGAGGCCGGCGAGATCGAGTAG
- the VPS33 gene encoding Vacuolar protein-sorting-associated protein 33 (EggNog:ENOG503NVCM; TransMembrane:1 (o589-607i); BUSCO:EOG09261LV7; COG:U), with the protein MDAGHSAWDGVDVAPLVRLAQDGFAQTLDSVSEAKTLLIDPTLAGPLGLISDVGALRQRGVDKMFWLEPAEPGDAKAISAPTRHLLYLCRPDVRWMRTLAAHFQADTAAHGETRQYAYSVAFVPHRTEPCLQYLRTHALLRHITIHDFGLEFNALGPDLISLEEEQEFARTFLYNDQTSLFRSAQALMTMQNTYGLFPRVVGKGDMANRLCDLLVRQRREHYASDPGNAALQTLSPQIDALIVLDRTVDLATPLSTQLTYEGLIDEVFGVENGFVEVDATWVGAAQQLVQGRASTPLNAAKRKVRLDGADDALFQAIQDDNFAIVGEKLHHVAKRISKGYEGRHNANTVEEIRSFVSRLGNLQSEHASLRLHTSMTEHLLNTTKTERFHRVLEIQQNLVAGIQLAQQLTAIEELLYLQAPPLTVLRLVCLASVVGANIRPKWLETFKTGVVHMYGFEYLSLLLHLEQLGLLCATPAPAKGVKVSRFGDLHKPLRLIDDEVDERAPSDVSYVFSGYAPLSVRLVQTICQHQQVLLARKKARDVLPAAARIAGWRSVDEAVVHWPGASFDFVQEAEQRTAPLGEGQVKTTVVFFLGGVTYAEIAALRLMSSQQRDRRFLIATTSVVNGNSLLSQLSDVPLPS; encoded by the exons ATGGACGCGGGGCACAGCGCGTGGGACGGCGtggacgtcgcgccgctggtGCGACTTGCGCAGGATGGATTCGCACAGACACTCGACTCGGTCTCTGAAGCAAAAACGTTGCTCATCGATCCGACGCTCGCAGGGCCCCTCGGCCTCATTTCCGATGTAGGCGCGttgcggcagcgcggcgtcgacaaGATGTTCTGGCTCGAGCCCGCGGAGCCGGGCGATGCAAAGGCCAtcagcgcaccgacgcggcACCTGCTCTACCTGTGCCGGCCTGATGTCCGGTggatgcgcacgctcgcggcgcacttCCAGGCGGATACCGCGGCACACGGCGAAACGCGGCAGTACGCGTACTCGGTCGCGTTTGTGCCTCACCGGACTGAGCCGTGCTTGCAGTACCTGCGCACGCATGCGCTCTTGCGCCATATCACGATTCACGACTTTGGTCTCGAGTTCAATGCGCTGGGGCCGGACCTCATTAGCTtggaggaggagcaggagTTCGCCCGGACCTTTTTGTACAACGACCAGACGAGTCTCtttcgctcggcgcaggcgctgaTGACGATGCAGAATACCTATGGCCTGTTTCCGCGCGTTGTCGGCAAAGGCGACATGGCGAATCGGCTCTgcgacctgctcgtgcgccagcgccgcgagcacTATGCGTCGGATCCCGGGAacgctgcgctgcagacgctctCGCCGCAGATCGACGCGCTGATCGTGCTGGATCGCACGGTGGACCTGGCGACGCCGCTCTCGACACAGCTCACCTACGAAGGACTCATCGACGAGGTCTTCGGTGTGGAAAACG GGTTTGTCGAGGTCGATGCGACGTgggtcggcgccgcacagcagctcgtccagggtcgcgcgtcgacgccgctgAATGCGGCGAAGCGCAAGGTacgcctcgacggcgcagacgacgcgctcttcCAGGCGATTCAGGACGACAACTTTGCCATTGTTGGCGAGAAGCTGCACCACGTCGCCAAGCGCATCAGCAAGGGGTACGAGGGGCGGCACAATGCCAACACCGTGGAAGAGATCCGCTCGTTTGTGAGCCGCTTAGGCAATCTCCAGAGCGAGCACGCAAGTCTCCGGCTGCATACCTCCATGACGGAGCACCTGCTCAACACGACCAAGACGGAGCGCTTCCATCGCGTGCTCGAGATCCAGCAAAATTTGGTAGCTGGTATCCAGCTCGCGCAACAGCTCACTGCGATCGAAGAGCTGCTCTATttgcaggcgccgccgctgacggtcctgcgcctcgtgtGCCTCGCgtcggtcgtcggcgcAAATATCCGCCCGAAATGGCTCGAGACGTTCAAGACGGGTGTGGTGCACATGTACGGATTCGAGTACCTCTCGCTcctgctgcacctcgagcagctcggacTCTTGTGCGccacgcccgcgcccgccaAAGGCGTCAAGGTCAGCCGGTTCGGCGACCTGCACAAGCCGCTGCGGCTCAttgacgacgaggtcgacgagcgcgccccGAGCGACGTGAGCTACGTATTCTCGGGCTACGCCCCGCTctcggtgcgcctcgtccagaCCATCTGTCAGCACCAACAggtgctccttgcgcgGAAAAAGgcacgcgacgtgctcccggccgcggcgcgcatcgcggggtggcgcagcgtcgacgaggccgtcgTGCACTGGCccggcgcctcgttcgACTTTGTGCAAGAAGCCGAGCAGCGTACCGCGCCCCTCGGCGAGGGACAGGTCAAGACGACCGTCGTCTTcttcctcggcggcgtgacCTATGCCGagatcgcggcgctgcgcctgatGAGctcgcagcagcgcgaccgccgctTTTTGATCGCTACGACGTCGGTGGTAAATGGAAATAGCCTGCTGTCGCAGCtcagcgacgtgccgctTCCGTCATAG
- a CDS encoding uncharacterized protein (COG:K; EggNog:ENOG503P4B7; BUSCO:EOG09264O3B), with amino-acid sequence MQMTANFLTWMERYVWRYRLYLHQFMHHYPPVTMPHHQTPPSATFCFAPNMLSMSMPETPSSVTSAPAGLPNQGNMSPLAHRGTLRPAPGELSPNPMLVQQQQQKLGHGMPPMPSAMAHSGPSALYPEAPVVRRANSYGAVPPWPAPDNDLFFNMPQPMPQGAPMTPANAAQQQAMMRPIPLQRQYSAPQPRSIRERTERKATTDVWPDDVEVAFWEALRLIPKLGRRKVLVHGKPCGRNELIADYIERKTNKTRSRKQVSSHIQVLKNVKRNDPEFQQLIAEPVTEEDYYTPAGGMMYAQPLAGYSSGLLGVSLLSAPSDTTMVVSPSPLSSATLSPNPGLMSPLPSGHSPRGSPATGAIANALDNMHFTSSPQPMFSPALPAQPSGGTVMLSELDPAPMVLPASFTMWAYATTTEDKHVYAKLDSLSMSQVLQGNTPLPVVPVHSPLLSSFRFPKLEEMFQQLSCPCFHVNVPLSLPRLTQSSPSFDRFSVALSLASSKNTPLTSVLSIYSHSKCVLSMVEPLEPPRPIASRRADSLNMRSPQPSTPSLDGSSATEVSSPTLSDNPRSPTMPASSDRYRWSYQAPFATDFWADFLSRNHPVHMYGNGGLDMVPSFCKEPSERAALGLAVSGVTFVQEFVLPRNAGTSVAHTIQSPPESSGSHVSPGSKAGEVVCVVAWELECVETLAKQPGTPTVSVIKSASSPGPNSRPATPQKSHRLEEPDTPTPGPSAESTTMLGLQLQPPPHPGLQDRNLLRPSTPPVPPTLIRTQASPNVQSSPVKMGNGDRPPPPRLTTTEPSPQAPGQRDVDYGHGNLQAPASAQKLAKAAQQSHMSAASTPRTLENASHPSYLSADDFAPSEQHRHSFSAFSNQTGYASTLLPSMALGSNAGMGASGAGHARHGPLSHSMPIRSNSLSVLEENDSSATLPSAPLGISATVNSLTDPLPSYDGSGDASVRLGASAGQTSWGLQQDFMDAFLNNPTSDTVFVGPGSPSVSPTAIKQGPLLYTNWPIFEIATMDNANPVVYATRASQPREAERSVASQSTQWWRDERLAPRTHYFAEEEEEEEEEDATPAKDRLDAREVFDLIRSITDPEHPLTLEQLAVVNENHITVDEGDEATKRAAHVLIEFTPTIPHCSMATLIGLSLRVRLLRALPSRYKVDIRIRKGTHQSENSINKQLNDKERVAAALENKHLLGVVHGCLASSAQRGAGTNAPVGASPLLAQ; translated from the exons ATGCAAATGACCGCGAACTTCCTCACATGGATGGAACGGTACGTGTGGCGATACCGCCTGTACTTACACCAGTTTATGCATCACTATCCCCCCGTGACCATGCCACACCACCAGACGCCGCCCAGTGCGACGTTCTGCTTCGCTCCGAACATGCTCTCGATGAGCATGCCTGAAACGCCTTCTAGTGTAACGAGCGCCCCGGCCGGGTTGCCGAACCAGGGCAACATGAGTCCGCTGGCGCACCGCGGGACTCTCCGGCCAGCTCCCGGTGAGTTGTCGCCCAACCCCATGCTGGTTCAACAGCAGCAGCAGAAACTGGGCCACGGTATGCCGCCGATGCCCTCCGCGATGGCGCACTCggggccgagcgccttgtatcccgaggcgcctgttgtgcgccgcgcgaacAGCTATGGAGCAGTTCCCCCTTGGCCGGCACCTGATAATGACCTCTTTTTCAACATGCCGCAGCCGATGCCACAGGGCGCGCCGATGACCCCCGCGAAtgcagcgcagcagcaggcaATGATGCGCCCCATTCCTTTGCAGCGGCAATACAGTGCACCGCAACCACGCAGCatccgcgagcgcacggagcgcAAGGCTACGACAGACGTGTGGCCGGACGATGTGGAAGTGGCCTTCTGGGAAGCTTTGCGTCTGATTCCCAAGTTGGGTCGGCGCAAGGTGCTGGTGCACGGCAAGCCGTGTGGCCGTAACGAGCTGATTGCAGACTATATTGAGCGCAAGACAAACaagacgcgctcgcgcaagCAGGTCTCGAGTCACATCCAGGTGCTGAAGAATGTGAAACGCAATGACCCCGAGTTCCAGCAGCTGATTGCCGAGCCGGTGACCGAGGAGGACTACTACACGCCGGCAGGCGGCATGATGTACGCTCAGCCACTCGCCGGCTACAGCagcggcctgctcggcgtgtcgcTCTTGTCGGCGCCGAGTGATACGACGATGGTCGTTTCGCCCTCGCCGCTTTCTTCGGCCACGCTCTCGCCCAACCCGGGACTGATGAGTCCCTTGCCGTCGGGCCACTCGCCccgcggctcgccggccACCGGTGCGATTGCGAATGCGCTCGACAATATGCACTTTACTTCTTCGCCGCAGCCCATGTTCTCGCCGGCGCTCCCCGCCCAGCCGTCGGGTGGCACTGTGATGCTGAGTGAGCTAGACCCCGCGCCCATGGTTCTCCCCGCGAGCTTTACGATGTGGGCGTATGCCACGACGACGGAGGACAAGCATGTCTACGCCAAGCTCGACTCGCTCTCCATGTCGCAGGTCCTGCAAGGCAACACACCGCTGCCTGTCGTTCCCGTTCATTCCCCGCTGCTGTCCTCGTTCCGCTTCCCGAAGCTCGAGGAGATGTTCCAGCAGCTCTCTTGCCCCTGCTTCCATGTAAATGTTCCGCTGTCACTCCCACGCCTCACGCAGTCCTCTCCGTCGTTTGACAGGTTCAGCGTGGCATTGTCATTGGCGAGCTCGAAAAATACACCGCTTACGTCGGTCTTGTCGATCTACTCTCACTCGAAGTGTGTCCTGTCGATGGTTGAACCTCTGGAGCCCCCCCGTCCCAttgcctcgcgccgcgctgacTCGCTCAACATGCGCTCGCCACAGCCCAGTacgccgtcgctcgacggAAGCAGCGCGACAGAGGTGTCCTCGCCTACGTTGTCTGACAACCCCCGTTCGCCGACGATGCCTGCATCTTCTGATCGCTACCGCTGGAGCTACCAAGCCCCGTTCGCAACCGACTTTTGGGCCGACTTTTTGTCTCGCAATCATCCGGTGCACATGTACGGCAATGGTGGCCTGGACATGGTGCCGTCGTTCTGCAAAGAGCCcagcgagcgtgcggcgctcggccttgcggtGAGTGGCGTGACGTTTGTGCAAGAGTTTGTGCTCCCCCGCAACGCAGGCACGTCGGTCGCGCATACCATCCAAAGCCCTCCCGagtcgagcggctcgcATGTCTCGCCCGGGAGCAAAGCGGGCGAGGTGGTGTGTGTTGTGGCGTGGGAACTCGAGTGTGTTGAAACACTCGCAAAGCagcccggcacgccgacggTGTCCGTCATCAAGAGTGCATCGTCGCCCGGGCCCAACAGTCGGCCGGCTACGCCGCAAAAATCGCACCGGCTCGAAGAGCCGGATACGCCCACACCGGGCCCGTCGGCAGAGTCGACCACGATGCTGGGTCTGCAGCTGCAGCCGCCACCGCACCCTGGTCTGCAGGACCGCAACTTGCTGCGTcccagcacgccgccaGTCCCTCCCACACTCATCCGCACGCAGGCTTCGCCCAATGTGCAGAGCAGCCCCGTGAAGATGGGTAACGGTGATCGACCTCCGCCGCCCCGCCTGACCACGACGGAGCCTTCACCCCAGGCGCCGGGTCAGCGGGACGTAGACTACGGTCATGGCAACCTTCAGGCGCCTGCCTCGGCACAAAAactcgccaaggccgcaCAGCAATCGCATATGTCTGCTGCCTCTACGCCCCGTACGCTGGAGAATGCATCGCACCCCTCGTACTTATCCGCGGACGACTTCGCGCCGTCCGAGCAGCACCGTCACTCTTTTTCCGCCTTTTCGAACCAGACCGGGTACGCCAGCACGCTTCTGCCGTCTATGGCGCTCGGGTCGAATGCCGGCATGGGTGCTTCGGGCGCGGGCCACGCACGCCATGGGCCTTTGTCGCATTCGATGCCGATACGCTCCAACTCGTTGAGTGTGTTGGAAGAGAACGATTCGTCAGCAACGTTGCCTAGTGCACCGCTGGGCATCTCGGCGACGGTCAACTCGTTGACGGATCCCCTGCCCTCGTATGATGGTTCAGGAGACGCATCGGTCCGCctgggcgcctcggccggaCAAACGTCGTGGGGACTCCAGCAGGACTTTATGGATGCGTTCCTGAATAACCCCACCTCGGACACTGTCTTTGTGGGGCCtggctcgccgagcgttTCGCCGACCGCAAT AAAACAGGGTCCCCTT TTGTACACCAATTGGCCCATTTTCGAAATTGCCACCATGGACAACGCGAACCCGGTGGTGTACGCAACGCGTGCGAGCCAGCCCCGTGAGGCAGAGCGCTCTGTTGCGTCGCAGTCGACGCAGTGgtggcgcgacgagcgccttgcgccaCGCACGCACTATTTTGCGGAAgaagaagaggaggaggaggaggaagacGCCACACCTGCCAAGGACCGTCTTGATGCACGCGAAGTCTTTGACCTGATCCGCTCGATCACTGATCCCGAGCATCCcctcacgctcgagcagcttgcaGTGGTCAATGAGAACCATATCACTGtcgacgagggcgacgaagcgacgaagcgcgccgcgcacgtcctcATTGAATTCACGCCGACGATTCCCCACTGCAGCATGGCGACGCTGATCGGGCtgtcgctgcgcgtgcgcctgctgcgtgcgctgccgtCGCGCTACAAGGTCGACATCCGCATCCGCAAAGGAACGCACCAGTCGGAAAACTCGATCAACAAGCAGCTCAATGacaaggagcgcgtcgctgccgcgctGGAAAATAAGCACCTGCTGGGTGTGGTGCACGGATGCCTCGCGTCgtccgcgcagcgcggcgccggcacgaATGCGCCGGTaggcgcctcgcccttgCTCGCCCAGTAG
- a CDS encoding uncharacterized protein (EggNog:ENOG503NYGR; COG:S), with the protein MTMLRPASILRRTAVQAMNARICMPRIAVARAMSTSPLLQQKQDQGFISSILHGANDGKEETNGGDVESGMCKEIYEIQRVNVKPDQIDEYRRMVLDMHPKLAEHYKDIVEPAGNWEVVVGDIGYFYHFWKFKGYAGYDKLEREVATEPLLREYRDKLLPLINGRQNWLTQAFTFWTPSLPPKGPDSIYELRTYNLQPGHLLEWERDWRRGLEARRPFVEPVGAWFSHVGGLHTVFHIWEYSSLEEREKTRAAAWQVETVRFIDNMHSQIMRPITFRQ; encoded by the exons ATGACGATGCTGAGGCCTGCTAGTATtttgcgccgcacggcggtGCAAGCGATGAACGCGCGTATCTGTATGCCCCGTATTGCTGTGGCGCGTGCCATGTCGACTTCCCCGCTGCTTCAGCAGAAGCAGGACCAAGGTTTCATTTCG TCGATCTTGCACGGCGCCAACGATGGCAAGGAGGAGACGAacggcggcgacgtcgaATCGGGCATGTGCAAGGAGATCTACGAGATCCAGC GTGTGAATGTGAAGCCGGACCAGATTGACGAGTACCGCCGCATGGT CCTGGATATGCATCccaagctcgccgagcattACAAGGACATTGTGGAGCCAGCTGGCAACTGGGAGGTTGTCGTCGGTGACATTGGCTACTTTT ACCACTTTTGGAAGTTTAAGGGCTACGCTGGCTACGacaagctcgagcgcgaggtcgcTACCGAGCCG CTTCTGCGCGAATACCGCGACAAACTGCTGCCGCTCATCAACGGCCGCCAGAACTGGCTGACTCAGGCCTTTACGTTCTGGACGCCATCGCTGCCCCCCAAAGGCCCTGACAGTATCTATGAGCTGCGCACATACAACCTGCAGCCCGGCCACCTGCTGGAGTGGGAGCGTGACTG GCGCCGCggtctcgaggcgcgccgtccgtTTGTGGAGCCTGTCGGTGCATGGTTCTCCCACGTCGGTGGCCTGCACACCGTCTTCCACATCTGGGAGTACTCTTCGCTGGAGGAGCGTGAAAAgacgcgcgctgccgcgtgGCAAGTCGAG ACGGTTCGCTTCATTGACAACATGCATTCGCAAATCATGCGTCCGATTACCTTCCGCCAGTAA
- a CDS encoding ribonuclease P (COG:S; EggNog:ENOG503PJYT), whose translation MPHSTHKRSRSATRADRARGMPGGGGRWIATVYKDSEGGRQERTESIDAHPFNHQLDIVVPATDDAFLEMFREDIEGVARGVEGACIARVPLTLFLTPEFVAKYIRTGELVALSTTHLDAQDTVCLDGQGMLILSLNKETYQTLGLVVVELPLLAPSFTPGKRGYERAWKCLRAWDEQRSFSTESLASWTMLFAWTPPARHDRNPLDPPSGTVAFPPHLVPANSVRMLPLETRARAVRDVWVPCVAGGDAPLVNTLLPDAPSEDWREACAALMEYIGLAAASSPRLQTYDRCEPSLAQYHPIEPSAEGSLLHLCIRGIFTPALADAIVQRIEHSLKRHAKQHDSPHTGSWAAVTLSGFPDTPVAWRSRDPGLGLALGSGLALYAPETQPSPPAHKARRKGTVRRGETEHGILRTGENGWSALLFQGALTDTLHRTGTLFVESLELDTRN comes from the exons ATGCCGCACAGTACGCACAAGCGCAgtcggagcgcgacgcgcgcggaccgtgcgcgcggcatgcCGGGGGGAGGCGGCCGGTGGATCGCGACAGTGTACAAGGACTCGGAAGGTGGGCGCCAAGAGCGCACGGAGTCGATCGACGCACACCCGTTTAATCACCAGCTCGATATTGTCGTACCGGCTACCGACGACGCTTTTCTCGAAATGTTCCGAGAGGACATCGAGGGGGTGGCAAGGGGCGTAGAGGGAGCGTGTATCGCGCGCGTCCCGCTGACTCTCTTTCTCACGCCGGAATTTGTCGCCAAGTATATCCGCACAG GCGAACTGGTCGCACTCAGCAcgacgcacctcgacgctcAGGATACCGTGTGCCTCGACGGGCAGGGCATGCTTATCTTGTCACTCAACAAGGAGACGTACCAGACGCTGGGGCTCGTCG TTGTCGAGTTGCCGTTGCTTGCGCCGTCATTTACGCCGGGAAAACGGGGGTACGAACGTGCCTGGAAATGCCTGCGGGCTTGGGACGAACAACGCTCTTTCTCGACCGAGTCGCTGGCTTCGTGGACGATGCTCTTTGCGTGGACACcaccggcgcggcacgaccGCAACCCGCTCGACCCGCCGTCAGGTACAGTCGCGTTTCCGCCGCACCTCGTGCCGGCAAACAGCGTACGCATGCTTCCGCTAGAGACACGCGCtcgggccgtgcgcgacgtgtgGGTCCCGTGCGTCGCTGGAGGAGACGCGCCACTGGTGAACACGCTCCTGCCAGATGCCCCGTCCGAGGACTGGCGTGAAGCCTGTGCCGCGCTCATGGAGTACATTGGCCTTGCTGCTGCATCATCCCCGCGCTTACAAACCTATGACCGGTGCGAGCCCAGCCTGGCGCAGTACCACCCCATCGAGCCGAGTGCAGAAGGTTCGCTCCTCCATCTGTGCATTCGAGGGATTTTTACGCCGGCCCTAGCCGATGCGATTGTGCAGCGGATCGAGCATAGTCTCAAGCGCCACGCCAAGCAGCACGATTCACCCCACACGGGGAGCTGGGCGGCGGTGACCCTAAGCGGTTTTCCTGATACCCCCGTGGCATGGCGTAGCCGTGATCCTGgtctcggccttgcgctaGGCTCGGGCCTTGCTCTGTACGCGCCCGAGACACAGCCTTCGCCTCCGGCTCACAAAGCGCGGAGAAAAGggacggtgcgccgcggcgagacTGAGCACGGGATCCTACGTACGGGTGAAAACGGATGGAGTGCTTTGCTATTCCAAGGCGCGCTGACCGATACGCTGCACCGCACGGGCACCCTCTTTGTAGAGTCGCTTGAGCTAGACACGCGCAACTAG